The following proteins are encoded in a genomic region of Sorangiineae bacterium MSr12523:
- the tssC gene encoding type VI secretion system contractile sheath large subunit, with translation MANELENQGAAATTTTEQGGSLLDEILLETKLTPTDDGYDVAKRGIRALIGELLTPGHATEKVDKAFVDAMIAELDSKLSKQIDHILHHPDFQKLESAWRGLKFVVDRTDFRENIKVEVLNVSKEDLITDFEDAPEVTKSGLYKIAYTAEYGTFGGRPYGAIFSNYVFGPGPQDVALLQKVGAVSAMAHAPFFGAAGPQFFGEKNYLNLPNLKDLKSLFEGPQYTKWQAFRESEDARYVALLLPNFLLRLPYGANTAPTKAFDYSEDVVGNHTAYLWGNATYALATRVGDSFAKYRWCPNIVGPQAGGTVDNLPLHQYEAMGEVQTKIPTEVLISERREFELSEEGFISLVARKDSDNAAFFSANSVQKPKTFGQSPEGKDAELNYRLGTQLPYLFVANRIAHYLKVIQREQIGTAKERGDLENELNSWIKQYVADMDSITPAVRGKRPLRQAEIKVTDVEGNAGWYRVSMKIRPHFRYMGAFFTLSLVGKLDKE, from the coding sequence ATGGCGAACGAATTGGAGAATCAAGGCGCAGCAGCGACCACCACCACCGAGCAGGGCGGCTCCCTGCTGGATGAGATCCTGCTCGAGACGAAGCTCACCCCGACGGACGACGGCTACGACGTCGCCAAGCGCGGCATCCGCGCCCTCATCGGCGAGCTCCTCACCCCGGGCCACGCCACCGAAAAAGTCGACAAGGCCTTCGTCGACGCGATGATCGCCGAGCTCGACTCCAAGCTGTCGAAGCAGATCGATCACATCCTGCACCACCCGGACTTCCAGAAGCTGGAGTCGGCCTGGCGCGGGTTGAAGTTCGTCGTCGATCGCACCGACTTCCGCGAGAACATCAAGGTCGAAGTGCTCAACGTCTCGAAGGAAGACTTGATCACGGACTTCGAAGATGCTCCCGAGGTCACCAAGAGCGGCCTTTACAAGATCGCGTACACGGCGGAATACGGCACCTTCGGTGGCCGGCCGTACGGCGCCATCTTTTCGAATTACGTGTTCGGCCCCGGCCCGCAAGACGTTGCCCTTCTGCAGAAGGTCGGCGCCGTGTCGGCGATGGCGCACGCACCTTTCTTCGGCGCGGCGGGTCCGCAGTTCTTCGGTGAGAAGAACTACCTCAATCTGCCGAACCTGAAGGACCTGAAGTCGCTCTTCGAGGGCCCGCAGTACACGAAGTGGCAAGCGTTCCGCGAGTCGGAAGACGCGCGCTACGTCGCGCTGCTGTTGCCGAACTTCCTCCTGCGTCTCCCGTACGGCGCCAACACGGCCCCGACGAAGGCGTTCGATTACTCGGAGGACGTCGTTGGCAATCACACCGCGTACCTCTGGGGCAATGCCACCTACGCGCTCGCCACGCGCGTGGGCGACAGCTTCGCCAAGTACCGCTGGTGCCCGAACATCGTCGGCCCGCAGGCCGGCGGCACGGTCGACAACCTGCCGCTGCACCAGTACGAGGCCATGGGCGAGGTGCAGACGAAGATCCCGACCGAGGTGCTCATCAGCGAGCGCCGCGAGTTCGAGCTCAGCGAGGAGGGCTTCATCTCCCTCGTCGCCCGCAAGGACAGCGACAACGCGGCATTCTTCTCGGCGAACAGCGTGCAGAAGCCGAAGACCTTCGGCCAATCGCCCGAGGGCAAGGACGCCGAGCTCAATTACCGCCTTGGTACCCAGCTTCCGTATCTCTTCGTCGCCAATCGCATTGCTCACTACCTGAAGGTCATTCAGCGCGAGCAAATCGGCACGGCGAAGGAGCGCGGTGATCTCGAGAACGAGCTCAATTCGTGGATCAAGCAGTACGTCGCCGACATGGATTCGATCACCCCGGCCGTGCGCGGCAAGCGTCCGCTCCGTCAGGCCGAAATCAAGGTGACCGATGTCGAAGGCAACGCGGGTTGGTACCGTGTCAGCATGAAGATTCGCCCGCACTTCCGCTACATGGGCGCCTTCTTCACGCTGTCCCTCGTCGGCAAGTTGGACAAGGAATAA
- the tssB gene encoding type VI secretion system contractile sheath small subunit codes for MAKEGSVAPQERVNITYKPSTGDAQAEVELPLKMLFVGDYTGRADERPLEDRKPISIDKDNFQSVLAEHNLQLSLNVPNTLVEGQEKAELAVNLQFKRLTDFGPEAVAERVPELRQLLELRRALTALKGPLGNVPAFRKKIQALIGDVTAREKLLSEVGVGKGEG; via the coding sequence ATGGCCAAAGAGGGAAGCGTCGCTCCGCAGGAGCGCGTCAACATTACGTACAAGCCCTCGACGGGGGACGCACAAGCGGAGGTGGAGCTCCCGCTGAAGATGTTGTTCGTTGGCGACTACACCGGTCGCGCTGACGAGCGGCCCCTCGAGGATCGAAAGCCGATCAGCATCGACAAGGACAATTTCCAGAGCGTCCTTGCAGAGCACAACCTGCAGCTCTCGCTCAACGTCCCCAACACGCTCGTCGAGGGGCAGGAGAAGGCCGAACTGGCGGTCAATCTGCAATTCAAGCGCCTGACCGACTTCGGCCCGGAGGCCGTCGCCGAGCGCGTTCCGGAGCTGCGTCAGCTCCTCGAGTTGCGCCGCGCGCTCACCGCGCTCAAAGGCCCGCTCGGCAACGTGCCCGCATTCCGCAAGAAGATTCAGGCACTCATCGGCGATGTCACGGCGCGTGAAAAGCTCCTCAGTGAAGTCGGTGTTGGGAAGGGTGAGGGTTGA
- the tssA gene encoding type VI secretion system protein TssA encodes MTTFDEEIRTRTAPYANPLSGAPTGSDLSYDPEFERVAAEIEKLSNLAGGSVDWMLVADDASRMLSERTKDFRLAGWLTVAKAQREGWRGVVEGLFAMQALVDGFWDNMFPPLKRARARAGVLSWLWETLEGIFTARAVSAADADALKALETLVSELDEKLGAKLGDLNPGVGRFRIVVREKVRALPAPPPPPPPKVEAPVQVQAPVAAPEPSTNGTNGTSAVPVAQVAAVAQVAAVAQAVQAVSVSVPSAPAAVPTGGSLEELQDAASKWQEGLLELAKAARATAPADPWPFRLLRVATWLTIDGPPEIDKGKKTYARSAPGDDWSNLSSYFEASNWQALVEAAETALASNPFWLDVHRYSAIALEKLERTDARDTVGREVVAFLTRMPKLEELEFSDEMPFASPETREWLAGERARWGAPGAGGALGGGKGAEIASAVVEALGGIGEGSDVAIAKVLRAGERSDMRSRFVGRLEVAKVALDKERYDLAQDLAELLLPEVTDTLEAWEPALAADALANCLRALQARNRDEGAVDERESQLFRRLLKLDPEAALRLRAS; translated from the coding sequence ATGACCACCTTCGACGAAGAGATCCGCACCCGCACCGCGCCGTATGCGAACCCGCTTTCGGGGGCGCCCACCGGGAGCGATCTATCGTACGACCCCGAGTTCGAGCGGGTGGCCGCCGAGATCGAGAAGCTCTCCAACCTGGCCGGCGGAAGCGTCGATTGGATGCTCGTCGCGGACGACGCCTCGCGCATGCTCTCCGAGCGCACGAAGGACTTCCGCCTCGCCGGCTGGCTCACGGTGGCCAAGGCGCAGCGCGAAGGGTGGCGCGGCGTGGTCGAGGGCCTCTTCGCGATGCAGGCCTTGGTCGACGGCTTCTGGGACAACATGTTCCCGCCGCTGAAGCGCGCCCGCGCCCGCGCCGGTGTGCTCTCGTGGCTGTGGGAGACGCTGGAGGGCATCTTCACCGCACGCGCGGTGTCGGCGGCCGACGCCGATGCGCTGAAGGCGCTGGAAACGCTGGTCTCGGAGCTCGATGAAAAGCTGGGCGCGAAGCTCGGGGACTTGAACCCCGGCGTCGGGCGGTTCCGCATCGTCGTTCGTGAGAAGGTTCGCGCGTTGCCGGCTCCTCCGCCACCCCCGCCGCCGAAGGTGGAGGCCCCGGTGCAGGTACAGGCGCCGGTGGCCGCCCCCGAGCCCAGCACGAACGGTACGAATGGAACGTCCGCGGTCCCTGTCGCGCAAGTCGCTGCGGTCGCGCAGGTTGCTGCGGTCGCGCAGGCGGTGCAGGCGGTCTCCGTTTCCGTCCCATCTGCGCCGGCGGCGGTGCCCACGGGCGGCTCGCTCGAGGAGCTGCAAGACGCCGCTTCGAAATGGCAAGAAGGCCTTCTCGAGTTGGCGAAAGCCGCACGCGCAACGGCGCCGGCAGATCCTTGGCCATTCCGGCTTCTGCGGGTGGCCACGTGGCTCACCATCGACGGGCCGCCCGAGATCGACAAGGGCAAGAAGACCTACGCGCGTTCCGCCCCCGGCGACGATTGGAGCAATTTATCGAGCTACTTCGAGGCGTCGAACTGGCAGGCGCTCGTGGAGGCGGCGGAGACCGCGCTCGCATCCAACCCGTTCTGGCTCGACGTGCACCGCTACTCGGCGATTGCGCTGGAGAAGCTCGAACGGACCGACGCACGCGACACGGTGGGGCGCGAGGTCGTCGCGTTCCTCACGCGGATGCCCAAGTTGGAGGAGCTCGAGTTTTCCGACGAGATGCCCTTCGCCTCGCCGGAAACGCGCGAGTGGCTCGCGGGTGAGCGTGCACGTTGGGGCGCCCCCGGTGCAGGCGGCGCGCTCGGTGGTGGCAAAGGTGCGGAGATCGCATCCGCCGTCGTCGAGGCCCTCGGCGGCATCGGCGAAGGAAGCGACGTGGCCATCGCCAAAGTGCTTCGCGCAGGGGAACGAAGCGACATGCGAAGCCGTTTCGTGGGCAGGCTCGAAGTTGCCAAGGTGGCCCTCGACAAAGAGCGCTACGATCTGGCGCAAGACCTCGCAGAGCTTCTCCTGCCGGAGGTCACCGACACGTTGGAAGCATGGGAGCCGGCACTTGCTGCCGACGCTCTCGCAAATTGTTTGCGTGCTCTGCAGGCACGCAACCGCGACGAGGGGGCGGTCGATGAAAGAGAGAGCCAGCTTTTTCGTCGTTTACTGAAACTGGATCCGGAAGCCGCGCTGCGCTTGCGCGCTTCATAG
- the tssK gene encoding type VI secretion system baseplate subunit TssK, with the protein MKPRKPLWTKGLFLAQHHLQAQDRYHERLLATRLESVLPYAWGVVELEIDEAALRAGQLRVSRLDAILPDGTPLMVGDGQVDDVLPSRPIDAFTGKNLTVYVALSREDGSTAAVDFSGDPAAMSRFIAAEARELDSATAKEERPVGWVRHNARLAFGAEPLDRFDALPVAELVRSASGAVALRDTFIPPVLRVGASRYLADGFRRVLATMIAKQQSLAQSRRLRSASVVDFQAQDAAKFWLLHTLNQTIPMIAEIVDKPETPPREAHSALAQLLGMLGTFDAEADPTSIPKYNHLGLGDVFDVMFNRVLKLLDTVIAERYVTVPLKVHERGLYTGEFRDPASLPYDYFLAVSGTGNISEPQIREHVPRLAKIASTARIESLMHSAVSGARIAHEYRVPAALPVKPGVLFFRIEKASDYWREILTTGGVAIYLPIDPSTVQLSLYGTEAQTLQ; encoded by the coding sequence ATGAAACCGCGTAAGCCGCTCTGGACCAAGGGACTCTTTTTAGCGCAACACCATCTGCAGGCGCAGGACCGCTACCACGAGCGGCTCCTGGCCACGCGGCTCGAGTCGGTGTTGCCGTATGCGTGGGGCGTCGTCGAGCTCGAGATCGACGAAGCTGCGCTTCGCGCTGGACAACTCCGCGTCTCGCGGCTCGATGCCATCTTGCCCGATGGCACGCCCCTCATGGTGGGCGACGGGCAGGTGGATGACGTTCTCCCATCGCGTCCCATCGACGCGTTCACCGGGAAGAACCTCACCGTCTACGTCGCCCTCTCGCGCGAAGACGGCTCCACCGCCGCGGTCGACTTCAGCGGAGATCCGGCGGCCATGAGTCGATTCATCGCGGCCGAGGCGCGCGAGCTCGATAGCGCGACCGCCAAGGAAGAAAGGCCCGTCGGGTGGGTTCGCCACAACGCGCGTCTCGCGTTCGGCGCAGAGCCGCTCGATCGCTTCGACGCACTTCCCGTCGCAGAGCTCGTGCGTTCCGCCTCGGGGGCGGTCGCGCTGCGCGACACCTTCATCCCGCCGGTGCTTCGTGTGGGCGCCTCGCGCTACCTGGCCGACGGCTTCCGGCGCGTGCTCGCCACGATGATCGCCAAGCAACAGAGCCTTGCGCAGAGCCGCCGCCTTCGCTCGGCGTCCGTGGTCGACTTCCAAGCGCAAGATGCGGCCAAGTTCTGGCTCCTGCACACGCTCAACCAGACCATCCCGATGATCGCGGAGATCGTCGACAAGCCGGAGACACCCCCGCGCGAGGCCCACAGCGCGCTCGCGCAGCTCCTCGGCATGCTCGGCACCTTCGATGCGGAGGCCGATCCGACGAGCATCCCCAAGTACAACCACCTCGGGCTCGGCGACGTCTTCGACGTGATGTTCAACCGCGTCCTGAAGCTGCTCGATACCGTGATTGCCGAGCGCTACGTCACCGTACCGCTCAAGGTGCACGAGCGCGGGCTGTACACGGGCGAGTTCCGCGACCCCGCGTCGCTGCCGTACGACTACTTCCTCGCCGTGAGCGGCACGGGAAACATCTCCGAGCCGCAGATCCGCGAGCACGTTCCGCGCCTCGCGAAGATCGCTTCGACGGCGCGCATCGAGTCGCTCATGCACTCTGCCGTCTCCGGGGCACGCATCGCGCACGAATATCGTGTTCCGGCGGCGCTTCCAGTTAAGCCGGGGGTCCTCTTTTTCCGTATAGAAAAGGCGAGCGACTACTGGCGTGAGATCCTCACGACCGGCGGTGTCGCCATCTACCTTCCCATCGATCCCTCGACCGTACAGCTCTCCCTGTACGGCACCGAAGCGCAAACGCTCCAATGA